A portion of the Streptomyces erythrochromogenes genome contains these proteins:
- a CDS encoding TetR family transcriptional regulator: protein MRSPRPYAPQADSGAQSLTERRKAATQLDIARAACELFAEHGPDGTTAEDIAHRAGVALRTFYRYFRNKQEAVAPLLAGGGDAWRALLAEEDPGTPLAEALERAVTRSLSGPQAVEEGLEVTRGLLRAAADDEALRAVWYRVNQDSEERLVPVIGRLAGADAELREVRLLAAAATDAIRVALELWSQTDAPVSGPGSPAELAALCLRDLTGAMPLLR from the coding sequence GTGAGATCCCCCCGCCCGTACGCCCCCCAGGCCGACTCCGGAGCGCAGTCGCTGACCGAGCGCCGCAAGGCCGCCACCCAGCTCGACATCGCCCGCGCCGCCTGCGAGCTGTTCGCCGAGCACGGCCCCGACGGCACCACCGCCGAGGACATCGCCCACCGCGCGGGCGTGGCGCTGCGCACCTTCTACCGCTACTTCCGCAACAAGCAGGAGGCCGTGGCACCGCTGCTGGCGGGCGGCGGCGACGCCTGGCGAGCGCTGCTCGCGGAGGAGGACCCGGGCACCCCCCTCGCCGAGGCCCTGGAACGCGCCGTCACCCGGTCGCTGAGCGGCCCGCAGGCGGTCGAGGAGGGCCTGGAGGTGACCCGCGGCCTGCTGCGCGCGGCGGCGGACGACGAGGCCCTGCGCGCGGTCTGGTACCGCGTGAACCAGGACTCCGAGGAGCGCCTGGTCCCGGTGATCGGCAGGCTGGCGGGCGCGGACGCCGAACTGCGGGAGGTACGGCTGCTGGCCGCCGCGGCCACGGACGCGATCCGGGTGGCGCTGGAGCTGTGGTCGCAGACGGACGCCCCGGTCTCTGGGCCCGGCTCCCCCGCCGAGCTTGCGGCCTTGTGCCTGCGTGACCTCACGGGCGCGATGCCCCTGCTGCGCTGA
- a CDS encoding SDR family NAD(P)-dependent oxidoreductase yields the protein MNRYEGRRVLITGGGSGIGRATVHRLLAEGGRVHAVDVSEAGLKATAERAAAAGHGDRLTTALLDISDENAVREGVVAATRALGGIDVLVNAAGILRSAHTHLTTLELWNQVIAVNLTGTFLMIRESLPALLDADRPVVVNFSSTSASFAHPYMSAYAASKGGIQSMTHALAAEYSKQGLRFVSVAPGSIESGMTTGNGPGLPEDTDWSLFTKLAPAIGQGFAGPETVAGVVAMLGSEDGAFITGTEIRIDGGTHC from the coding sequence ATGAACCGTTACGAAGGACGTCGCGTCCTCATCACCGGCGGCGGCTCCGGCATCGGCCGCGCCACCGTCCACCGCCTCCTCGCCGAGGGCGGCCGGGTCCACGCGGTGGACGTCAGCGAGGCCGGCCTGAAGGCCACCGCCGAACGCGCCGCCGCAGCTGGCCACGGGGACCGGCTCACCACCGCGCTCCTCGACATATCCGACGAGAACGCCGTCAGGGAAGGCGTCGTCGCCGCGACCCGCGCCCTCGGCGGGATCGACGTGCTCGTCAACGCGGCCGGCATCCTGCGCTCCGCGCACACCCACCTGACCACGCTGGAGCTGTGGAACCAGGTCATCGCGGTCAACCTGACCGGCACCTTCCTGATGATCCGCGAGTCCCTGCCGGCCCTGCTGGACGCGGACCGGCCGGTCGTCGTGAACTTCAGCTCCACCTCGGCGTCCTTCGCCCATCCCTACATGTCCGCCTACGCGGCCAGCAAGGGCGGCATCCAGTCCATGACCCACGCCCTAGCCGCCGAGTACAGCAAGCAGGGCCTGCGCTTCGTCAGCGTCGCGCCCGGCTCCATCGAGAGCGGCATGACCACCGGCAACGGCCCCGGCCTGCCCGAGGACACCGACTGGTCCCTCTTCACCAAGCTCGCCCCGGCCATCGGCCAGGGCTTCGCCGGCCCCGAGACCGTCGCCGGCGTCGTCGCCATGCTCGGCTCCGAGGACGGCGCCTTCATCACCGGCACCGAGATCCGCATCGACGGCGGCACGCACTGCTGA
- a CDS encoding DUF4240 domain-containing protein — translation MDETEFWEIVDRTREAAEGDPEEHAELLVERLAQLDPDSVLDFARHFESRYSRAYTWDLWGAAWVLLDGASDDAFDYFRCWLIGQGREVFEGGVHDPDHLAELLGDFDEEIDGDGEELGYAADEAYEQLTGAVAPDLGIPLQAAEPEGTPLDFENEAVLAERFPRLWDRFRG, via the coding sequence ATGGACGAGACGGAGTTCTGGGAGATCGTCGACCGTACCCGCGAGGCCGCCGAAGGCGACCCCGAGGAACATGCCGAGCTGCTCGTGGAGCGGCTGGCACAGCTCGATCCGGACTCCGTCCTGGACTTCGCCCGGCACTTCGAGTCCCGGTACAGCCGGGCGTACACCTGGGACCTGTGGGGCGCGGCCTGGGTGCTGCTCGACGGGGCGAGCGACGACGCCTTCGACTACTTCCGGTGCTGGCTGATCGGCCAGGGGCGGGAGGTCTTCGAGGGCGGGGTGCACGACCCGGACCATCTGGCGGAGCTGCTGGGCGACTTCGACGAGGAGATCGACGGGGACGGCGAGGAGCTCGGGTACGCGGCCGACGAGGCGTACGAGCAGCTGACCGGGGCGGTGGCCCCGGATCTGGGCATCCCGTTGCAGGCGGCGGAGCCGGAGGGCACCCCGCTGGACTTCGAGAACGAAGCCGTGCTCGCGGAGCGCTTCCCCCGGCTCTGGGACCGGTTCAGAGGCTGA